One Simonsiella muelleri ATCC 29453 DNA window includes the following coding sequences:
- the prfA gene encoding peptide chain release factor 1: MKPSLLDKLQNLAHRLEEVTALLGSPEATANMDNYRKLNQEHAELTPIVETYQQYRQAESDLADAQEMLSDPEMKDFAAEEIEHAKTQIEQLDFELQKLLLPKDADDDKNIFIEIRAGTGGDEAALFAGDLLRMYSRFAERNRWQTEIVSASESDLGGYKEVIVRLIGLGAYSKLKFESGGHRVQRVPTTESQGRIHTSACTVAVMPEADELEEIQLNPNDLRIDTFRASGAGGQHINKTDSAIRITHLPTGMVVECQDGRSQHANKAQAMKVLAARLNDKQKREAQAKEAAERKSLIGSGDRSERIRTYNYPQGRVTDHRINLTLHKLDFVMDGDMEEITSALIAEHQAELLAAMGD, from the coding sequence ATGAAACCATCATTATTAGATAAACTACAAAATTTGGCGCACCGCCTTGAAGAAGTTACCGCGCTGCTCGGCTCGCCCGAAGCCACCGCTAATATGGACAACTACCGCAAACTCAACCAAGAACACGCCGAACTCACGCCGATTGTTGAGACCTATCAGCAATACCGTCAAGCCGAAAGCGATTTGGCGGATGCGCAAGAAATGTTGTCCGACCCTGAAATGAAAGATTTCGCCGCAGAAGAAATTGAACATGCCAAAACCCAAATTGAACAGCTTGATTTTGAATTACAAAAATTGCTTTTGCCCAAAGATGCAGACGATGACAAAAATATTTTCATTGAAATTCGCGCAGGCACGGGCGGCGATGAAGCTGCTTTATTTGCAGGCGATTTGTTGCGCATGTATTCACGTTTTGCCGAACGCAATCGTTGGCAAACTGAAATCGTATCCGCCAGCGAGAGCGATTTAGGTGGTTATAAAGAAGTGATTGTGCGTTTAATTGGTTTGGGTGCGTACAGCAAATTAAAATTTGAAAGTGGCGGACACCGTGTACAGCGCGTCCCCACCACCGAAAGCCAAGGACGCATTCACACATCCGCTTGCACCGTTGCCGTGATGCCAGAAGCAGACGAATTAGAAGAAATCCAATTAAATCCCAACGACTTGCGCATTGACACCTTTCGTGCATCGGGCGCAGGCGGTCAACACATCAACAAAACCGATTCTGCTATTCGCATCACGCATTTACCCACTGGCATGGTCGTAGAATGTCAAGACGGTCGCAGCCAACACGCCAATAAAGCCCAAGCCATGAAAGTGTTAGCCGCACGTTTGAATGACAAACAAAAACGCGAAGCCCAAGCCAAAGAAGCCGCCGAACGCAAATCGCTCATCGGTAGCGGCGACAGAAGCGAACGCATTCGCACCTACAATTATCCACAAGGACGCGTTACTGACCACCGTATCAATTTGACTTTGCACAAATTGGATTTTGTCATGGACGGCGATATGGAAGAAATCACGTCCGCGCTGATTGCCGAACATCAAGCAGAATTGTTGGCAGCGATGGGGGATTAA
- the cmk gene encoding (d)CMP kinase, whose protein sequence is MQKVITIDGPSASGKGTVAARVAAHLGWAYLDSGALYRLTALFAKNQQIAWNNEAELAKLAARLPVQFDGQKIFLNQKDVTNEIRIEAIGMGASEVAKLPGVRLALLQRQRDFLTERGLVADGRDMGSVVFPDACLKIFLTAPPEIRAQRRAKQINISLQGVEFEKILADIQARDEADRNRAVAPLQRLPDTLLLDTSDLTIEESVKKVLDWYSKKNNLSV, encoded by the coding sequence ATGCAAAAAGTGATTACGATAGATGGTCCATCGGCATCGGGCAAAGGCACGGTGGCGGCACGCGTGGCGGCACATTTGGGGTGGGCGTATTTGGATTCGGGGGCGTTGTATCGTTTAACTGCTCTTTTCGCTAAAAATCAACAAATTGCATGGAATAATGAAGCTGAATTGGCAAAATTGGCAGCGCGATTGCCAGTGCAATTTGATGGTCAAAAAATATTTTTAAATCAAAAAGATGTTACTAATGAAATCAGAATAGAAGCGATTGGTATGGGGGCATCTGAAGTTGCAAAGTTGCCTGGTGTTCGTTTGGCTTTGCTGCAACGCCAGCGCGATTTTTTGACGGAACGTGGATTGGTGGCAGATGGGCGCGATATGGGGTCGGTGGTTTTTCCTGATGCGTGCTTAAAAATTTTTCTGACGGCACCGCCCGAAATTCGCGCCCAACGTCGTGCTAAGCAAATTAATATTTCACTTCAAGGCGTTGAGTTTGAAAAAATTTTGGCTGATATTCAAGCGCGTGATGAGGCCGACCGTAATCGTGCAGTTGCACCGCTTCAACGGTTGCCCGATACTTTATTATTGGATACATCTGATTTGACAATTGAAGAATCTGTAAAAAAAGTGCTTGATTGGTATAGCAAAAAAAATAATTTATCAGTATAA
- a CDS encoding NgoPII family restriction endonuclease — protein MSNIINAIYNLVTDFENNFNRENHGLNRANQMGEALEEWVKDLFANTLHTQNEQQRLARLSETFSYLGNQNNPPDMILKNGDAIEVKKVIGKDATLALNSSYPKDKLLASSPLLTQECRNCEPNWREKDIIYVVGVVPKNQPLQSLCMVYGVDYAANHMIYERIRHTIVTGIQQIPDVEFTETNELAKVKKIDPLGITDLRVRGMWSIANPFKVFNYLYQRDFERPFNLMCLINLEKYQSFNNTEDIEQLVGQVPDFSIADVMIKNPNNPAQLKPAKLITFKR, from the coding sequence ATGAGTAATATTATTAATGCGATTTACAATTTAGTTACTGATTTTGAAAACAACTTTAACCGTGAAAATCATGGTTTAAATCGTGCTAATCAAATGGGTGAAGCGTTGGAAGAGTGGGTTAAAGATTTATTTGCTAATACGTTACACACTCAAAACGAACAACAACGCCTAGCCCGACTCTCAGAAACTTTTTCCTATTTGGGTAATCAAAATAATCCACCTGATATGATTTTGAAAAATGGCGATGCGATTGAAGTCAAAAAAGTGATTGGAAAAGATGCCACTTTAGCATTAAATAGTTCTTATCCAAAAGATAAATTGTTGGCAAGTTCGCCCTTACTCACACAAGAATGCAGAAATTGCGAGCCAAATTGGAGAGAGAAAGACATCATTTATGTGGTGGGTGTCGTGCCAAAAAATCAGCCTTTACAAAGTTTGTGTATGGTTTATGGTGTAGATTACGCAGCCAATCACATGATTTACGAGCGTATTCGCCATACAATTGTCACAGGCATCCAACAAATTCCCGATGTGGAATTTACTGAAACCAACGAATTAGCCAAAGTCAAAAAAATTGACCCTTTGGGCATTACCGATTTGCGTGTTCGTGGAATGTGGTCTATTGCTAACCCATTCAAAGTATTTAATTATCTTTATCAAAGGGATTTTGAAAGACCATTTAATTTGATGTGTCTCATCAATTTGGAAAAATATCAGTCATTTAATAATACAGAAGACATTGAACAATTAGTTGGGCAAGTTCCTGATTTTTCAATCGCCGATGTGATGATTAAAAATCCCAATAATCCTGCTCAACTAAAACCAGCAAAATTGATTACATTTAAAAGATAA
- a CDS encoding DNA cytosine methyltransferase — MKVISLFSGCGGLDLGFERAGFEIPVANEYDKTIWATYKANHPKTQLIEGDIRHIQEINFPDEIDGIIGGPPCQSWSEAGALRGIDDARGQLFFDYIRILKSKQPKFFLAENVSGMLANRHSQAVQNLLKMFDECGYDVSLTLVNAKNYGVAQERKRVFYIGFRKDLNIKFQFPQGSTADDKHKLTLKDVMADLQKTAVPASEKNYANPQAINNNEYFTGSFSTIFMSRNRVKAWNEQGFTVQASGRQCQLHPQAPKMVKYGENDFRFVTGQEHLYRRMTVREVARLQGFPDNFKLIYQKIDDGYKMIGNAVPVQLAYEIAVAIKQVFQAA, encoded by the coding sequence ATGAAGGTTATTAGTTTATTTTCAGGTTGTGGTGGTTTGGATTTAGGTTTTGAACGTGCAGGTTTTGAAATTCCTGTTGCCAATGAATACGACAAAACCATTTGGGCAACCTATAAAGCCAATCACCCTAAAACCCAATTGATTGAAGGTGATATTCGTCATATTCAAGAAATTAATTTTCCTGATGAAATTGATGGAATCATTGGTGGACCACCGTGCCAATCTTGGTCAGAAGCAGGTGCGTTGCGCGGTATTGATGATGCACGTGGACAATTATTTTTTGATTACATTCGCATTTTAAAAAGCAAACAACCCAAATTCTTTTTAGCGGAAAATGTCAGCGGAATGCTTGCCAATCGCCATTCGCAAGCCGTACAAAATTTACTCAAAATGTTTGATGAATGCGGTTATGACGTTTCGCTAACCTTGGTTAATGCCAAAAATTATGGTGTCGCACAAGAACGTAAACGGGTATTTTATATTGGTTTTCGTAAAGATTTAAATATTAAATTCCAATTCCCACAAGGTTCAACGGCTGATGATAAACACAAACTCACATTAAAAGATGTGATGGCTGATTTACAAAAAACGGCTGTCCCTGCTAGCGAAAAAAATTATGCCAATCCACAAGCTATTAACAATAATGAATATTTCACAGGTAGCTTTTCCACCATTTTTATGAGCCGAAACCGTGTTAAAGCATGGAATGAACAAGGTTTTACTGTTCAGGCATCAGGGCGACAATGCCAATTACACCCTCAAGCCCCCAAAATGGTTAAGTATGGCGAAAACGATTTCCGTTTTGTAACAGGTCAAGAGCATTTATACCGCCGCATGACGGTGCGTGAAGTAGCAAGATTACAAGGTTTTCCCGATAATTTTAAACTTATCTATCAAAAAATTGATGATGGCTATAAAATGATTGGCAATGCTGTTCCCGTTCAATTGGCGTATGAAATCGCGGTGGCAATCAAACAAGTTTTTCAGGCTGCCTGA
- a CDS encoding 5-formyltetrahydrofolate cyclo-ligase, with the protein MLNKKVLRKICRQNRQSLPHQMRQIATLRANRVLKFCIKRGKNIAVYFPIGSEMRLDEFVRTAQKRGAKIYLPYIEPRQLRLWFTPYSTGKSERLRGSGSLKVPQFAGKKIRVHRLNTLILPIVGIDKMGYRLGQGGGYYDATLAQTRHIVQPKKIAVGFACQQIDALPHEAHDCRVDAFVSEQSCYWF; encoded by the coding sequence ATGTTAAATAAGAAAGTATTACGAAAAATCTGTCGGCAAAATCGTCAATCTTTACCACACCAAATGCGCCAAATTGCCACGTTACGTGCCAATCGTGTACTTAAATTTTGCATTAAACGGGGCAAAAATATTGCTGTGTATTTTCCGATTGGCAGTGAAATGCGTTTGGACGAATTTGTCCGCACCGCACAAAAACGTGGCGCAAAAATTTATTTGCCTTATATTGAACCGCGCCAATTGCGTTTGTGGTTTACACCGTATTCTACTGGCAAATCAGAACGTTTACGCGGTTCAGGCAGCCTGAAAGTTCCACAATTTGCAGGTAAGAAAATTCGTGTGCATCGGCTCAATACGTTGATTTTGCCGATTGTTGGCATTGACAAAATGGGGTATCGTTTGGGGCAGGGGGGCGGTTATTATGATGCGACTTTGGCGCAGACTCGTCATATTGTGCAGCCGAAAAAAATTGCGGTGGGATTTGCGTGTCAGCAGATTGATGCTTTGCCACATGAGGCGCACGATTGTCGGGTTGATGCATTTGTGTCAGAACAGTCATGTTATTGGTTCTAA
- the ppx gene encoding exopolyphosphatase codes for MKPLPTLTTVDLGSNSFRLQICQNNGGQPQVIENIKQMVRLAGGLDAQKNLNEASQRRALECLAQFGERLRGFQPENVRAVATNTFRVAKNIKQFLPQAEAALGFPIEIIAGREEARLIYTGVVHTYPNHGRAMLVIDIGGGSTEFIIGSGAQPVVMESLPLGCVTYSNRFFSNKISDKDFQAAITAARSEIQRISKIYKRQGWDITLGTSGTAKAIANVIAEEKLAEQGITLTHMRELAKCIVDAGSTKKAKLNGLKPERLDVFAGGLAVMMAAFEELAIQEMQFTDAALRDGLFFDFIERNLDTDMREETAIQFQERYHVSKNQAKRVGELSVKFLADLSKNFKVLELETWSNYVRWAAMLHEIGIDIAHSGYHKHTAYILANADMSGFSRAEQDLLANITLGQRGDLKKMADTLPEKPMLWHAVLALRLAVLLCRARVDFRLPENTILGVQNHDFYLKISQNWLNENPLTSAALAAESEEWKKTHYTFRVQAI; via the coding sequence ATGAAGCCATTGCCTACGCTTACCACTGTTGATTTAGGTTCAAACAGTTTTCGTTTGCAAATTTGCCAAAACAACGGCGGACAACCACAAGTGATTGAGAACATCAAACAAATGGTTAGATTAGCTGGCGGATTAGACGCACAAAAAAATTTAAATGAAGCCAGTCAACGGCGTGCTTTGGAATGTTTGGCGCAATTTGGCGAACGCTTGCGCGGTTTTCAGCCCGAAAATGTCCGCGCTGTTGCCACCAACACATTTCGTGTCGCCAAAAACATCAAACAATTTTTGCCCCAAGCCGAAGCAGCGTTGGGTTTTCCCATTGAAATCATTGCAGGTCGCGAGGAAGCACGTTTGATTTACACAGGCGTGGTGCATACCTATCCCAATCATGGGCGAGCCATGCTGGTTATTGATATCGGTGGTGGTTCAACTGAATTTATCATCGGTAGTGGCGCACAACCTGTGGTGATGGAAAGCCTGCCGTTGGGTTGTGTTACTTATTCTAATAGATTTTTCTCTAATAAAATCAGCGATAAAGATTTTCAGGCTGCCATCACCGCAGCGCGTAGCGAAATTCAACGCATCAGCAAAATTTACAAACGACAAGGTTGGGACATTACATTAGGTACATCAGGCACAGCAAAAGCCATCGCCAATGTCATCGCAGAAGAAAAATTAGCCGAACAAGGCATCACATTAACCCACATGCGCGAACTCGCCAAATGCATCGTTGATGCAGGCAGCACCAAAAAAGCCAAATTAAATGGTTTAAAACCAGAGCGTTTGGACGTGTTTGCAGGTGGTTTGGCGGTGATGATGGCAGCATTTGAAGAATTGGCTATCCAAGAAATGCAGTTCACAGATGCGGCGTTACGAGATGGTTTATTCTTTGATTTTATTGAACGAAATTTAGATACTGATATGCGTGAAGAAACCGCCATTCAATTTCAAGAGCGGTATCATGTCAGCAAAAATCAAGCCAAACGCGTAGGCGAATTGTCGGTAAAATTTTTAGCAGATTTATCTAAAAATTTCAAGGTATTGGAATTAGAAACGTGGTCAAATTATGTACGTTGGGCGGCGATGTTGCACGAAATTGGTATTGACATTGCGCATTCTGGCTACCACAAACACACGGCATATATTTTAGCAAATGCGGATATGTCGGGTTTTTCACGCGCTGAACAAGATTTGTTGGCAAACATCACGCTTGGACAACGTGGCGATTTGAAAAAAATGGCAGACACGCTGCCTGAAAAACCGATGTTGTGGCATGCGGTATTGGCACTGCGTTTGGCGGTGTTGTTATGTCGGGCGCGTGTGGACTTCAGGCTGCCTGAAAATACAATTTTGGGTGTTCAAAATCATGATTTCTATTTAAAAATTTCGCAAAATTGGTTGAATGAAAATCCACTGACGTCCGCCGCGTTGGCTGCAGAAAGCGAAGAATGGAAAAAAACGCATTATACATTTCGTGTTCAAGCGATTTGA
- a CDS encoding AmpG family muropeptide MFS transporter yields MTPIYITYLAKTRTISHAPAQVITLVMLGFSAGLPLSLIFSTLSLWLMEAGVELSTVTMFSWAALGYSFKFVWSPLIDSLQLPILSRILGKRRSWLLLAQGLMIAAVLLMAFANPNPAFSSSLNIMAAGSVLLGFAAATQDVVIDAYRIEISPNNSAMQSILSASYTAGYRIGMIASGAGSLILAAKLGSTTGHYVYEAWCMTYLVMAGLMGLGVLTTLMIKEPEYNQTNTSNISTRDNLRLLAMFVLVIVVFVATFKFSGSLFPDKETSPLLQFIYETLHLILSLLVAAVAGWLSVRMGVANKQIAVQTWVDPIRDFFQRYGKKALILLALIGLYRISDIVSGVISSVFYKQMDFSKEEIAYAVKTFGVIMSIFGGFAGGALAQKFRIMNMMMLGAIAAAATNLLFVLLATRGHDVHLMYTAVGLDNFAAGLAGTVFVAFLSSLTNIRFTAVQYALFSSLMMLFPKVLGGYSGSIVERIEYTGFFMLTALLGVPVLGLIWWADRILFPKND; encoded by the coding sequence ATGACCCCGATTTACATCACTTATCTCGCCAAAACGCGTACCATCTCACACGCCCCCGCTCAAGTTATCACTTTGGTCATGCTGGGCTTTTCGGCGGGCTTACCTTTATCATTGATTTTTTCCACGTTGTCATTATGGTTGATGGAAGCAGGCGTAGAGCTTAGCACCGTTACCATGTTTAGCTGGGCGGCTTTGGGCTATTCATTTAAATTTGTGTGGTCGCCGTTGATTGATTCGCTACAACTACCTATATTGTCCCGAATTTTAGGCAAAAGGCGGTCATGGTTATTATTAGCGCAAGGTTTAATGATTGCAGCAGTCTTGTTGATGGCATTTGCTAATCCGAATCCTGCATTTTCAAGCAGCCTGAATATCATGGCAGCAGGTTCGGTGCTGTTGGGTTTTGCTGCTGCGACACAAGACGTAGTTATTGATGCTTATCGCATTGAAATTTCACCAAATAATTCCGCAATGCAATCAATATTATCTGCCAGTTACACTGCTGGTTATCGCATCGGCATGATTGCATCTGGTGCAGGTTCGTTGATTTTAGCGGCGAAATTAGGTTCAACAACAGGACATTATGTTTACGAAGCATGGTGCATGACGTATTTGGTGATGGCTGGTTTGATGGGGCTGGGCGTTTTAACGACCCTAATGATAAAAGAACCAGAATATAATCAAACAAATACAAGCAATATTTCCACGCGTGATAATTTACGATTATTGGCGATGTTCGTATTGGTGATTGTGGTGTTTGTGGCAACATTTAAATTTTCAGGCAGCCTATTTCCCGACAAAGAAACCTCGCCATTATTACAATTTATTTACGAAACATTACATTTAATTTTATCATTGCTGGTAGCGGCTGTAGCAGGTTGGTTGTCAGTACGCATGGGGGTGGCTAACAAACAGATTGCCGTACAAACGTGGGTAGACCCGATTCGTGATTTTTTCCAACGATATGGTAAAAAAGCATTGATTTTATTGGCACTAATTGGCTTATATCGCATTTCAGACATTGTTTCTGGTGTCATTTCGAGTGTATTCTATAAACAGATGGATTTTAGCAAAGAAGAAATTGCATACGCGGTAAAAACTTTTGGAGTCATCATGTCAATTTTTGGTGGATTTGCTGGAGGGGCGTTGGCACAAAAATTTCGCATTATGAATATGATGATGTTGGGGGCAATTGCGGCGGCAGCGACTAATTTGTTGTTTGTATTACTGGCGACACGTGGACACGATGTCCATTTGATGTACACCGCCGTTGGTTTGGATAACTTCGCAGCGGGTTTGGCTGGAACGGTTTTTGTGGCATTTTTATCTTCGCTGACAAATATTCGGTTCACGGCGGTACAATATGCGCTGTTCAGTTCACTGATGATGTTGTTTCCAAAAGTATTAGGTGGATATTCAGGCAGCATTGTAGAGCGTATTGAGTACACGGGATTTTTCATGCTTACCGCATTATTAGGCGTGCCAGTTCTGGGTCTGATTTGGTGGGCAGACCGTATCTTGTTTCCAAAAAATGACTAA
- the odhB gene encoding 2-oxoglutarate dehydrogenase complex dihydrolipoyllysine-residue succinyltransferase, whose translation MIVEVNVPVFAESITEGTLLSWHKKVGDSVARDEVLVDIETDKVVLEVPAPQAGVLVEIIVKDGEVVTTQQLLAKIDTAATASAAAPQAVAQAAATQPQSTASNNVAMPAAAKLAAEKGVDLNNVQGSGRDGRVLKEDVQAASVAAPTQSAPTVAKIATGNRVEERVPMSRLRARVAERLLASQQENAILTTFNELNMKPIMDLRAKYKEKFEKEHGIKLGFMSFFVKAAVAALKKFPVVNASVDGNDIVYHGYFDIGIAIGSPRGLVVPILRDADQMSLADIEKAIADYAKKAKDGKIAIEDLTGGTFSITNGGTFGSMMSTPIINPPQSAILGMHATKERAVVENGEIVIRPMMYLALSYDHRIIDGREAVLTLVTIKDLLEDPARLLLDV comes from the coding sequence ATGATTGTAGAAGTAAACGTTCCTGTATTTGCTGAAAGTATTACTGAAGGCACTTTATTATCATGGCACAAAAAAGTGGGCGATTCTGTGGCTCGCGATGAAGTATTGGTGGATATTGAAACCGATAAAGTGGTGTTGGAAGTGCCTGCGCCACAAGCTGGTGTGTTGGTGGAAATCATCGTTAAAGATGGTGAAGTGGTTACAACACAACAATTATTGGCAAAAATTGATACAGCAGCCACCGCATCTGCCGCTGCACCGCAAGCTGTAGCGCAAGCCGCTGCCACTCAACCGCAATCTACCGCCAGCAACAACGTTGCTATGCCTGCTGCTGCTAAATTGGCAGCCGAAAAAGGCGTAGATTTAAATAACGTACAAGGTTCGGGTCGTGATGGTCGTGTGTTGAAAGAAGATGTTCAGGCTGCCTCTGTGGCTGCGCCTACTCAATCTGCGCCTACTGTAGCCAAAATTGCGACAGGTAACCGCGTAGAAGAACGTGTGCCGATGAGTCGTTTGCGCGCACGCGTGGCAGAACGCTTGTTAGCATCACAACAAGAAAATGCCATTTTGACCACGTTCAACGAATTGAACATGAAACCCATTATGGATTTACGCGCCAAATATAAAGAAAAATTTGAAAAAGAACATGGCATCAAATTGGGCTTTATGTCTTTCTTTGTGAAAGCTGCAGTGGCTGCGTTGAAAAAATTCCCTGTTGTTAATGCGTCTGTTGATGGCAACGACATTGTTTATCATGGTTATTTTGATATTGGTATTGCGATTGGTTCGCCACGCGGTTTGGTTGTGCCAATCTTGCGCGATGCTGACCAAATGAGTCTTGCTGATATTGAAAAAGCCATTGCTGATTATGCCAAAAAAGCCAAAGATGGCAAAATTGCCATTGAAGATTTGACGGGTGGCACATTTAGCATCACCAATGGCGGTACATTTGGTTCAATGATGTCCACGCCAATCATCAATCCGCCACAATCTGCTATTTTGGGTATGCACGCTACTAAAGAGCGCGCTGTTGTGGAAAATGGTGAAATCGTCATTCGCCCAATGATGTACTTGGCGTTGTCATACGATCACCGCATTATTGATGGTCGTGAAGCTGTATTGACCTTGGTAACAATCAAAGACTTACTGGAAGATCCAGCACGTTTATTATTGGACGTATAA
- a CDS encoding outer membrane protein: MKAIKILSTVAVLSALFVSMTAKADMVTDAHGNVGYDTAAECDAAVASGTARFYTPFTHKAPLKRKGEVKVQTATLKDMGEQYARGACDVGVGRRMGREGVSTVLQGKFIPFSPEMPVNVYTDKSGSAVRITMAQCDNWFSGSAPRPVALVSAPVASAPVSTVEEEVAPVVAPAAPAFAAKPYVFGTLGALRAGTKATYAGPQNIYGVSNDNDTRFAGQVGFGTQFNDWLGAELFYTGSAPHKFDSTAYLGNTTNSDLKTAVDKGWIAGTQNYVNETQQHTYGARLTLGKNLTDKFRLFAKGGVAGTTMKIEEVTGGQSSNSSPNLINSTVQSGLNSVNGAVKNKLKGQKGTFARATAGIGATYNLNDKLAVRGDYDHYFKKNYDHNGHTYTAKGKHYVGVGIQYNFR, from the coding sequence ATGAAAGCCATAAAAATTCTATCAACTGTCGCTGTTTTAAGCGCATTATTTGTATCAATGACTGCTAAAGCAGATATGGTTACTGACGCGCACGGTAACGTGGGTTACGACACGGCAGCCGAGTGTGATGCTGCCGTTGCTTCGGGGACTGCTCGTTTCTACACGCCATTCACACATAAAGCTCCTTTGAAACGCAAAGGCGAGGTCAAAGTACAAACCGCCACTTTAAAAGACATGGGCGAACAATATGCGCGTGGTGCTTGTGATGTGGGCGTGGGTCGACGCATGGGTCGTGAAGGTGTTTCCACTGTTTTGCAAGGCAAATTCATTCCATTTAGCCCTGAAATGCCTGTGAATGTGTACACAGATAAATCAGGCAGTGCGGTTCGTATTACCATGGCACAATGTGATAACTGGTTCTCTGGTAGCGCACCACGTCCAGTAGCATTGGTAAGTGCACCCGTTGCATCTGCGCCAGTTTCTACAGTTGAAGAAGAAGTTGCACCTGTTGTTGCGCCTGCTGCGCCTGCATTTGCTGCGAAACCATATGTATTCGGTACATTAGGTGCATTGCGTGCAGGTACGAAAGCAACTTATGCAGGTCCACAAAATATTTATGGCGTATCTAATGATAATGATACACGTTTTGCTGGTCAAGTAGGTTTTGGTACTCAGTTTAATGACTGGTTGGGTGCTGAATTATTCTATACTGGCTCTGCTCCACACAAATTTGATTCTACTGCTTATTTGGGTAATACAACTAATTCAGATTTAAAAACAGCTGTTGATAAAGGTTGGATTGCTGGTACACAAAATTATGTGAATGAGACTCAACAGCACACCTACGGTGCACGTTTAACTTTGGGTAAAAATTTGACTGATAAATTCCGCTTATTTGCCAAAGGTGGCGTTGCTGGTACAACCATGAAAATTGAAGAAGTAACAGGTGGTCAAAGCAGCAATAGTTCGCCAAATCTCATTAATTCAACAGTGCAATCTGGTTTGAATAGTGTAAATGGTGCAGTTAAAAACAAATTAAAAGGTCAAAAAGGTACGTTTGCTCGTGCTACTGCTGGTATTGGTGCGACTTATAACCTGAATGATAAATTAGCGGTTCGTGGTGATTACGACCATTATTTCAAGAAAAATTACGATCACAATGGTCATACGTACACTGCTAAAGGTAAACACTACGTTGGTGTGGGTATACAATACAATTTCCGTTAA
- a CDS encoding mechanosensitive ion channel family protein — MQLTNIFSNLALNFQLELLHTVLLIPSIVFLRWLWLRFYFYRHPNLELEFKRRAIVMSRNFSLLVGVIALAAVWATQLQHFALSMVALAAATVLATKELIMCLLGSMMRMITNQYSIGDYVEISNIRGRVVDINMFNTLVIQTGTNNQLGDLSGKTVSFPNSLLLSVPLSRDNVIGKYVVHTFEIPVPIRLDSDAIVPRLEWVLRDYCARYVLDIAQYFEEVKMQKMFVTPAADPTISRMPRDNSMYCLVVRFASPLSKRLMIQQAILDEFIRIQYLLMTNDE; from the coding sequence ATGCAATTAACCAATATTTTTAGTAACTTAGCTTTAAATTTTCAGCTGGAACTGCTCCATACTGTTTTACTGATTCCCAGCATTGTTTTTCTGCGTTGGTTGTGGTTACGGTTTTATTTTTATCGCCATCCTAATTTGGAGTTAGAATTTAAACGCCGCGCCATTGTGATGAGTCGTAATTTTTCACTATTGGTTGGCGTGATTGCGTTGGCAGCGGTTTGGGCGACCCAATTGCAGCATTTTGCGTTGTCTATGGTGGCATTGGCAGCGGCGACTGTGTTGGCGACCAAAGAATTGATTATGTGCTTGCTTGGCAGCATGATGCGCATGATTACCAACCAATATTCCATCGGTGATTATGTGGAAATTTCCAATATTCGTGGGCGCGTGGTAGATATTAATATGTTTAACACGCTCGTGATTCAAACGGGTACAAATAATCAACTGGGTGATTTATCAGGAAAAACTGTTTCATTTCCAAATAGTTTACTGTTAAGCGTGCCACTGTCGCGTGATAATGTGATTGGCAAATATGTTGTGCATACATTTGAGATTCCCGTACCGATTCGCTTAGATTCTGATGCGATTGTGCCACGTTTGGAGTGGGTGTTGCGTGATTATTGTGCGCGTTATGTATTGGATATTGCACAATATTTTGAAGAAGTGAAAATGCAAAAAATGTTCGTAACCCCTGCAGCTGACCCGACCATCAGCCGTATGCCGCGCGATAACAGTATGTATTGTTTGGTGGTACGATTTGCATCACCGTTGTCTAAACGATTGATGATTCAACAAGCTATTTTAGATGAATTCATTCGCATTCAATATTTATTGATGACCAATGATGAATAA